In Bacillus weihaiensis, the genomic stretch TATTTAATAAACCACTGGGGCACAAGCGTATTGGGTAAAAGTGACATGGATCCCTGACCGAATAAACGAATAAGAAAAAAACCAATAAATAGCATGATTACATTTGAAACAAAGCTATTCCAAAAGCATGCAAATGCAAGCATACCACCAATTACAATGGCCATTTTCCTTTGTCCGTACTTATCAATCATACGTCCAACAAGAAATAAGAGTAAGCCAGCTAGTAAGGTAGCTGTAGAATAAATCGAAGAAACCATTGATCGGCTCCAACCAAATTCTTTTATGTATTCATCAATAAATAATGATATGGAATAGGTTTGACCAGGTCCAGAAAAAAAGACGGCAAGGGCTGATAGTAGGACAATGACCCATCCGTAGAAAAAAGAAGTATTCACCGGAGCCTTTTTCGATGAAAATCTTTGTTGTAGAAAAGACATAAACATTCCCCTTTCGATGCACATTGTAAATTATAACAGTTTTAGTGCGATAATATGTTAATAGAGTTGGAAAAAAGTAGATGGAAGGATATCGTTATTGATAAAATAATAGAAGGAAGATAATAAGGGGGAGCATATAATGAATACAAAGGATATTGAAGAATTAGACATAGCGTATATTTCATCCTTTGCTACTAAAATAGATACAAGCTGGGGATATTTGTTTTTCAACGAGGACCAGCCTGATTACTATGATGCGAATCATGCGAATATATCTACCTATACTGGTCACTATGAAGAAATTATTGAAGAAGTTGTTACGTTTTATCAGTCGAAAAAACTTATTCCGAGATTTTACCTCAGTCATTATGAGGAGCATCAGGATTTCGTAGATGCCTTAAAACAAAGAGGCTTTGGTTTTGAAGAATTTGCTAGCCCTGTTCAGCTTTGGACAAAGAAGGTATATGTTAAGCAGGATCCCCTCGTTTCCATTGAAAAAGTGACAAAGGAAAATAAACAGGTAGCGATTGATATAGAGTGTGAAATTCCTGAGCTAGGAGGATCTATTAGAAAAAAGGCTTTTGAACAAGAGTTCCAGCATTCGGGATATACGCATTATTTATTGAAATATAACAATATTCCTTGCTCTACGGCTTGTGTATTTGAACATGAACGAGATGCACGATTAGAAAGCGTTGCGACGTTAAAGGATTTCCGAGGAAAAGGGTTAATAGGACAGCTTATTCATTCTATTCAGCAGGAGGTTGAACAGAAGGATATAGAGCGGTTATGGGTTATGCCTATTAACGAAAAAGTGGAAAAGGTCTATATGAAATCTGGCTTTGAAACGATCTTAACCATGATGGGTGGCCACGCATTCTTTGGTGGAAAGAGCTTAGAAGATGTTAGAAAAGGCTTGTGATTGACAACAAACTAGAGATGAACTATGATAAGGGTAACAAATTTTAGGAGATGTGTTTTGTGAGGGTTACTGTTCTTAACTAATCGAAGTTAATACTTCAACTGCAGATCGTAATGTGAAAAATCTTTACCTTGTAAAGGTTTATTTACCTATTCCTTCTGTAGTGAGTTAAGAACAATACGGTGATTCTACACAAATGTAATCTCTTGCATAGTGACCGAACCTATCCGTGCTTGTTTAAGCACGGTTTTTTTATACCATTCAAAGGGATAAGGTAGGCTTGAATGAGTTAGGTCAGTATGTCGTTTATACGAGAGGTTTAAAGGTGATGAGCAGCCATGTTCATCACCTTTTTAATTTGTAAGGCACTGTTAATCTTGATTGTTAGCACATTGTGGTTTGAAGTGGAGCAACAACCAGATTTAACAGATTCATTGGGTCAAAGCCTATGATAAATACTCTCTCGTTCCTATTAACTATAATGGAGGAAAAAACGTTGAACCAAAAAGCAATGACTAGTCTGGAATTTAATAAGATCTTATCACTACTTAGTGAGTACGCAATGAGTGAAGGAGCGAAGCAAAGGGCATTAGAATTAAGACCAATATCAGATGAACAAAAAATAAAAAGGTGGCTGAATGAAACAACAGAGGCAAGTAAAATCGTCGAACGATCATCAAGTATTCCGGTTCATTCCCTTCATGGGGTTGAGCAAATCGTTAACCTAATAGATAAGGGATATATTCCGACTCCAGATCAGTTTGAATTTTTACATGCCTTTTTAGACAGTGTGAAAAAAATAAAAAAATTCATGATAAAACAGGAATACCATGCTCCAACGATTAGTTCCTATGCTTATTCACTATATGAACTAGAGGAATTATCAAATGAGATTATCCGTTGTGTTCGCAATAACCAATTAGATGACTATGCAAGTCGGTTATTAGCTAAAACAAGAAGTAAAATAAGTACCATTGAGGAAAAGCTTAAAGCAAAATTAGCTCAAATCTTGAAGAAAACAGCGAGTTACTTACAAGAGGGAGTAATAACGGTTAGAAACGGGCGATATACCGTTTCTGTCAAACATGAATACAAACGAAAATTTCCTGGTACGATTATTGATCAATCAGCAAGTGGTCAAACCGTGTATATGGAACCGAATGAGCTCCAAAGGCTTCAAGATGAGCTTGCTTATTTGAAAATAGAAGAAGAGCTTGAAGTTCAACGTATTCTCGGTGAATTAACAGAATTAACATCAACATTTAAGCATGAACTACTCATCAATATAGATGGAATGGTTTCATATGATTTCATCTTTGCTAAAGCAAAGCTTAGTCATTCAATGAAGGCAAATGAAGTCATCATTCATAAGAAAGGTGGATTCTCTTTTAAAGATGCCAGGCACCCTCTTTTAGGGGAAGCTGCAGTTCCTTTAACGATGACATTAGGGAAAGATTATGATGCCTTAATTATTACTGGACCCAATACAGGTGGAAAAACGGTGACTATTAAGACTGTCGGACTATTAGTGATGATGGTTCAATCAGGATTACATGTTCCTGCAAGCCCTGAAAGTGAATGTAGTATTGTAAAAAATGTGTTTGTCGATATCGGTGATCAGCAAAGTATTGAACATTCACTAAGTACATTTTCATCACATATAACAAATGTCATTGGGATTTTGGAGCAAGCTCAAAGAGATACCTTGGTGATTCTTGATGAGATTGGATCAGGAACGGATCCGAGAGAGGGTATGGGATTGGCGGTCTCTATTCTTGAGCAGCTTTATCAATCTGGTGCGTATTTGTTAGCCACAACACATTATAGTGAAATTAAAGACTTTGCCGAAATGGCACCAGGCTTTGAAAATGGATCAATGGATTTTGATCTTGAGTCATTGCAGCCACTGTATAAGCTTCTTATAGGAGAAGGAGGCGAGAGTCAAGCCTTTTCTATAGCGAAGCGACTTGGGATGCCAGAACACATAATAAATAGAGCCAAAGAGATTTCTTATCAACAGCCTGAAGGAAAACAGCGAATTACACCAAAGATAAAAGAAAAAAGAGAACGAGTAAATGAGGAAAAAACAGTTAATGGTATGCCACAAATTATGTATAGACCAGGTGATGCTGTTTGGATTCCTCATATGCAAACAAAAGGAATTGTTCAGCAACGTGCAAATGAAGTGGGAGAGATCGTACTTATTGTAAGGGGTGAGAGAGTAAAACTGAATCATAAACGTGTTAAAACCTTTATTGAAGCAAAAGAATTATATCCAGAGGAATATGACCTTGATCAGATTTTTGAAGAAAAAGATGTTCGTAAGAAAAAGAAAATCATGAACCGAAAATATGTAGAAGGAATGAGAATTGAGTATAAAGAAGACGATAATATATGATAAACGAAAAAAAAGATCGGC encodes the following:
- a CDS encoding GNAT family N-acetyltransferase — encoded protein: MMNTKDIEELDIAYISSFATKIDTSWGYLFFNEDQPDYYDANHANISTYTGHYEEIIEEVVTFYQSKKLIPRFYLSHYEEHQDFVDALKQRGFGFEEFASPVQLWTKKVYVKQDPLVSIEKVTKENKQVAIDIECEIPELGGSIRKKAFEQEFQHSGYTHYLLKYNNIPCSTACVFEHERDARLESVATLKDFRGKGLIGQLIHSIQQEVEQKDIERLWVMPINEKVEKVYMKSGFETILTMMGGHAFFGGKSLEDVRKGL
- a CDS encoding endonuclease MutS2, with the protein product MNQKAMTSLEFNKILSLLSEYAMSEGAKQRALELRPISDEQKIKRWLNETTEASKIVERSSSIPVHSLHGVEQIVNLIDKGYIPTPDQFEFLHAFLDSVKKIKKFMIKQEYHAPTISSYAYSLYELEELSNEIIRCVRNNQLDDYASRLLAKTRSKISTIEEKLKAKLAQILKKTASYLQEGVITVRNGRYTVSVKHEYKRKFPGTIIDQSASGQTVYMEPNELQRLQDELAYLKIEEELEVQRILGELTELTSTFKHELLINIDGMVSYDFIFAKAKLSHSMKANEVIIHKKGGFSFKDARHPLLGEAAVPLTMTLGKDYDALIITGPNTGGKTVTIKTVGLLVMMVQSGLHVPASPESECSIVKNVFVDIGDQQSIEHSLSTFSSHITNVIGILEQAQRDTLVILDEIGSGTDPREGMGLAVSILEQLYQSGAYLLATTHYSEIKDFAEMAPGFENGSMDFDLESLQPLYKLLIGEGGESQAFSIAKRLGMPEHIINRAKEISYQQPEGKQRITPKIKEKRERVNEEKTVNGMPQIMYRPGDAVWIPHMQTKGIVQQRANEVGEIVLIVRGERVKLNHKRVKTFIEAKELYPEEYDLDQIFEEKDVRKKKKIMNRKYVEGMRIEYKEDDNI